The Burkholderia mayonis genome window below encodes:
- the rfbB gene encoding dTDP-glucose 4,6-dehydratase: MILVTGGAGFIGANFVLDWLAQSGEAVLNVDKLTYAGNLGTLKSLQGNPKHVFARVDICDRAAIDALLAQHKPRAILHFAAESHVDRSIHGPADFVQTNVVGTFTLLEAARQYWSGLDADAKAAFRFLHVSTDEVFGSLSATDPQFSETTPYAPNSPYSATKAGSDHLVRAYHHTYGLPTLTTNCSNNYGPYQFPEKLIPLMIANALAGKPLPVYGDGQNVRDWLYVGDHCSAIREVLARGAPGETYNVGGWNEKKNLDVVHTLCDLLDEARPKAAGSYRDQITYVKDRPGHDRRYAIDARKLERELGWKPAETFETGLAKTVNWYLDNQVWADEVASGEYRNWVETNYTQRA, encoded by the coding sequence ATGATTTTGGTAACGGGCGGCGCCGGTTTCATCGGCGCCAACTTCGTGCTTGACTGGCTGGCGCAATCCGGCGAGGCGGTGCTGAACGTCGACAAACTGACGTACGCGGGCAACCTCGGCACGCTGAAGTCGTTGCAGGGGAATCCGAAGCACGTGTTCGCGCGCGTCGACATCTGCGATCGCGCCGCAATCGACGCGCTGTTGGCGCAGCACAAGCCGCGCGCGATCCTGCACTTCGCAGCCGAAAGCCACGTCGATCGCTCGATTCACGGTCCGGCCGATTTCGTGCAGACGAACGTGGTCGGCACCTTCACGCTGCTCGAGGCCGCGCGCCAGTACTGGAGCGGGCTCGATGCCGACGCGAAGGCCGCGTTCCGCTTCCTGCACGTATCGACGGACGAAGTGTTCGGCTCGCTGTCGGCGACCGATCCGCAGTTCTCCGAGACGACGCCGTACGCGCCGAATAGCCCGTACTCGGCGACGAAGGCGGGCTCCGATCATCTCGTGCGCGCGTATCACCATACGTACGGCTTGCCGACGCTGACGACGAACTGTTCGAACAACTACGGTCCGTATCAATTTCCCGAGAAGCTGATTCCGCTGATGATCGCGAACGCGCTCGCCGGCAAGCCGCTGCCCGTCTACGGCGACGGCCAGAACGTACGCGACTGGTTGTATGTCGGCGATCACTGCAGCGCGATTCGCGAGGTGCTCGCGCGCGGCGCGCCGGGCGAGACGTACAACGTCGGCGGCTGGAACGAGAAGAAGAACCTGGACGTCGTGCATACGCTGTGCGATCTGCTCGACGAAGCGCGGCCGAAGGCGGCTGGCTCATATCGCGACCAGATCACCTATGTGAAGGATCGTCCCGGTCACGACCGCCGTTATGCGATCGACGCGCGCAAGCTCGAGCGCGAACTGGGCTGGAAGCCGGCGGAGACATTCGAAACGGGCCTTGCAAAGACGGTCAATTGGTATCTCGACAATCAGGTTTGGGCCGACGAAGTGGCGTCGGGCGAGTACCGCAATTGGGTCGAGACCAACTACACGCAGCGCGCTTGA
- a CDS encoding symmetrical bis(5'-nucleosyl)-tetraphosphatase has product MTNLSSSPPLAFGDLQGCHAAYRQLFDKLSPAADTPLWFAGDLVNRGPASLATLREVAALGERAITVLGNHDLHLLSVAAGIRTLKPSDTIGEILDAPDADDLVEWMRHRPFAHFERGMLMVHAGVLPQWDATLALELADELQRALRAPNWHDTLRNLYGNDPNCWSPNLKKADRLRVAFNAFTRIRFCTPDGAMEFRANGGPASAPAGYLPWFDVPGRKTADVTIVFGHWAALGLMLRDNLVALDSGCVWGNRLSAVRLADDPAARQVTQVACERCGAADE; this is encoded by the coding sequence ATGACAAATTTATCCAGCAGCCCGCCCCTCGCCTTCGGCGACCTCCAAGGCTGCCACGCCGCCTACCGGCAGCTCTTCGACAAGCTCTCTCCAGCGGCCGACACCCCACTCTGGTTTGCAGGCGACCTCGTCAACCGAGGCCCAGCGTCGCTCGCGACGCTGCGCGAGGTAGCCGCGCTCGGCGAACGCGCGATCACCGTGCTCGGCAATCACGATCTGCACCTGCTTTCGGTCGCGGCCGGCATCCGCACGCTGAAGCCGAGCGACACGATCGGCGAGATCCTCGACGCGCCCGACGCCGACGACCTGGTCGAATGGATGCGCCACCGGCCGTTCGCGCACTTCGAGCGCGGCATGCTGATGGTGCATGCAGGCGTGCTGCCGCAATGGGACGCGACGCTCGCGCTCGAGCTCGCCGACGAGCTGCAGCGCGCGCTGCGCGCGCCGAACTGGCACGACACGCTGCGCAATCTATACGGCAACGACCCCAATTGCTGGAGTCCGAATCTGAAGAAGGCGGACCGGCTGCGGGTCGCCTTCAATGCGTTCACGCGCATCCGCTTCTGCACGCCCGACGGCGCGATGGAGTTTCGGGCGAACGGCGGTCCCGCGTCCGCGCCCGCCGGCTATCTGCCGTGGTTCGACGTGCCGGGACGAAAAACCGCCGACGTCACGATCGTATTCGGCCACTGGGCCGCATTGGGACTGATGCTGCGCGACAACCTGGTCGCGCTGGATTCGGGATGCGTATGGGGCAATCGGCTGTCGGCCGTGCGGCTCGCCGACGACCCGGCCGCGCGCCAAGTCACGCAAGTCGCGTGCGAGCGCTGCGGCGCAGCGGACGAATAG
- a CDS encoding lysophospholipid acyltransferase family protein → MRPLRKARLVLHLLRGMAIIALRFKRATPERRQEITRRWTVKMLQLCGMRLVVHNDAARLDASVLVVGNHVSWLDIYVINAWRPTPFVSKAEVRAWPVVGWLAERLGTVFIQREKRSEAKRIMHELSDRLGQGELMCVFPEGTTSDGLGLLPFHSNMFQAVVSAGCAVQPICLMYEDARGRQSVAPAYVGDLSLGQSLDRVLNSGPLTAHLFVCAPIVATGDRREMAALARAAVADALAQMQRAVERPFDADLARLAAAAYPAPAEPAGESEGMADPEIGVDAVPRREG, encoded by the coding sequence ATGAGACCCCTACGCAAGGCGCGCCTCGTCCTGCATCTGCTGCGCGGGATGGCGATCATCGCGCTGCGATTCAAGCGCGCGACCCCGGAGCGCCGCCAGGAGATCACGCGGCGCTGGACCGTGAAGATGCTGCAGCTTTGCGGGATGCGGCTCGTCGTGCACAACGACGCGGCGCGACTCGATGCGAGCGTGCTTGTCGTCGGCAACCACGTGTCGTGGCTCGACATCTACGTGATCAACGCATGGCGTCCGACGCCGTTCGTGTCGAAGGCCGAGGTGCGTGCATGGCCCGTTGTCGGCTGGCTCGCCGAGCGCCTGGGAACCGTGTTCATCCAGCGCGAGAAGCGCAGCGAGGCGAAGCGGATCATGCACGAGCTGTCCGATCGCCTCGGCCAGGGCGAGCTGATGTGCGTGTTTCCGGAAGGCACGACATCGGATGGTCTCGGGCTGCTGCCGTTCCATTCGAACATGTTCCAGGCGGTGGTGTCGGCGGGCTGCGCGGTGCAGCCGATCTGCCTGATGTACGAGGACGCGCGCGGCCGCCAGTCGGTCGCGCCTGCGTACGTCGGCGATCTGTCGCTCGGCCAGTCGCTCGATAGGGTGTTGAACAGCGGGCCGCTCACCGCGCATCTATTTGTATGCGCGCCGATCGTTGCGACGGGCGACCGGCGCGAGATGGCCGCACTCGCGCGCGCCGCGGTCGCGGACGCGCTCGCGCAGATGCAGCGCGCCGTCGAGCGGCCGTTCGACGCGGATCTCGCGCGGCTCGCGGCGGCCGCGTACCCGGCGCCCGCCGAGCCGGCCGGCGAATCCGAAGGCATGGCCGACCCGGAGATCGGCGTCGACGCGGTGCCGCGCCGCGAAGGGTAA
- a CDS encoding dihydroorotase has protein sequence MKIHIKGGTLIDPAAGTERQADVFVAAGKVAAIGAMPADFNAAKTIDATGMIVAPGFVDLSARLREPGYEHKATLESEMAAAVAGGVTSLVCPPDTDPVLDEPGLVEMLKFRAHNLHQAHVYPLGALTVGLKGQIITEMVELTEAGCIGFTQADVPVSDTQVLLRALQYASTYGYTVWLRPVDAFLAKGGVAASGPVASRLGLSGVPVAAETIALHTLFELMRVTGSRVHIARLSSAAGVALVRAAKAEGLPVTCDVGANHLHLIDVDIGYFDAQFRLDPPLRTERDREAIRAALADGTIDAICSDHTPVDDDEKLLPFAEATPGSTGLELLLSLTVKWAQEAGVPLVRALAKISSAPAGVLKLPAGRVDEGAPADLCVFDPNAHWRVEPRALKSQGHNTPFLGYELPAQVGATLVAGQVAFERR, from the coding sequence ATGAAGATTCATATCAAAGGCGGCACGCTCATCGATCCGGCGGCCGGCACGGAACGGCAGGCCGACGTGTTTGTCGCCGCCGGCAAGGTGGCCGCGATCGGCGCGATGCCGGCCGATTTCAACGCGGCGAAGACGATCGACGCGACCGGAATGATCGTCGCACCGGGCTTCGTCGACTTGTCGGCGCGGCTGCGCGAGCCGGGCTACGAGCACAAGGCGACGCTCGAATCGGAAATGGCCGCGGCGGTCGCGGGCGGCGTGACGAGCCTCGTCTGCCCGCCCGACACCGATCCCGTGCTCGATGAGCCGGGCCTCGTCGAGATGCTGAAGTTCCGCGCGCACAATCTGCATCAGGCGCACGTGTATCCGCTCGGCGCGTTGACGGTCGGGCTGAAAGGGCAGATCATCACCGAGATGGTCGAGCTGACCGAGGCGGGCTGCATCGGCTTCACGCAGGCGGACGTACCTGTCTCCGACACGCAGGTGCTGCTGCGCGCGCTGCAGTACGCGAGCACCTACGGCTACACCGTGTGGCTTCGGCCCGTCGACGCGTTTCTCGCGAAGGGCGGCGTCGCGGCGAGCGGGCCCGTTGCGTCGCGGCTCGGCCTGTCGGGCGTGCCGGTCGCGGCCGAGACGATCGCGCTGCACACGCTCTTCGAGCTGATGCGCGTGACGGGCTCGCGCGTGCACATCGCGCGGCTGTCATCGGCGGCGGGCGTCGCGCTCGTGCGCGCGGCGAAGGCCGAGGGCCTGCCCGTGACCTGCGACGTCGGCGCGAACCACCTGCATCTGATCGACGTCGACATCGGCTACTTCGACGCGCAGTTCCGCCTCGATCCGCCGCTGCGCACCGAGCGCGACCGCGAAGCGATCCGCGCCGCGCTCGCCGACGGCACGATCGACGCGATCTGTTCGGATCACACGCCCGTCGACGACGACGAGAAGCTGCTGCCGTTCGCCGAGGCGACGCCGGGCTCGACGGGGCTCGAGCTGTTGCTGTCGCTGACCGTGAAGTGGGCGCAGGAGGCGGGCGTGCCGCTTGTGCGCGCACTCGCGAAAATCAGCTCGGCACCCGCAGGCGTGCTGAAGCTGCCCGCCGGCCGCGTCGACGAAGGCGCGCCGGCCGACCTGTGCGTGTTCGATCCGAATGCGCACTGGCGCGTCGAGCCGCGTGCGCTGAAAAGCCAGGGCCACAATACGCCGTTCCTCGGCTACGAGCTGCCCGCACAGGTAGGCGCGACGCTCGTCGCGGGCCAGGTCGCGTTCGAGCGCCGCTGA
- a CDS encoding aspartate carbamoyltransferase catalytic subunit yields MTTDTSGRTGNPAAAAPAERFRYGFLKGNPQLTKNGELKHLLSIEGLPRAIVNQILDTAEQFVSVTDREVKKVPLLRGKSVFNLFFENSTRTRTTFEIAAKRLSADVINLNINASSTSKGESLLDTINNLSAMHADLFVVRHASSGAPYLIAEHCAPHVHVINAGDGRHAHPTQGLLDMYTIRHYKRDFTKLRVAIVGDILHSRVARSDIHALTTLGVPEVRAIGPRTLLPGGLEQMGVRVFHNLDEGLKDVDVIIMLRLQNERMSGALLPSAQEYFKSWGLTPERLALAAPDAIVMHPGPMNRGVEIDSQVADGPQSVILNQVTFGIAVRMAVMGIVAGTND; encoded by the coding sequence ATGACGACCGACACCTCCGGCCGCACCGGCAATCCCGCCGCGGCCGCGCCCGCCGAGCGCTTTCGCTACGGCTTCCTGAAGGGCAATCCGCAGCTCACGAAGAACGGCGAGCTCAAGCATCTGCTGTCGATCGAGGGCTTGCCCCGCGCGATCGTCAACCAGATTCTCGACACCGCCGAGCAGTTCGTCAGCGTGACCGACCGCGAAGTGAAGAAGGTGCCGCTTCTGCGCGGCAAGTCGGTGTTCAATCTGTTCTTCGAGAACTCGACGCGCACGCGCACGACGTTCGAGATCGCCGCGAAGCGGCTGTCCGCCGACGTGATCAACTTGAACATCAACGCATCGTCGACGAGCAAGGGCGAGTCGCTGCTCGACACGATCAACAACCTGTCGGCGATGCATGCCGACCTCTTCGTCGTGCGTCACGCGTCGAGCGGCGCGCCGTACCTGATCGCCGAGCACTGCGCGCCGCACGTGCACGTGATCAACGCGGGCGACGGCCGTCATGCGCACCCGACGCAGGGCCTCCTCGACATGTACACGATCCGCCACTACAAGCGCGACTTCACGAAGCTGCGCGTCGCGATCGTCGGCGACATCCTGCATTCGCGCGTCGCGCGTTCGGACATCCATGCGCTGACGACGCTCGGCGTGCCGGAAGTGCGCGCGATCGGCCCGCGCACGCTGCTGCCGGGCGGTCTCGAGCAGATGGGCGTGCGCGTGTTCCACAACCTCGACGAGGGCCTCAAGGACGTCGACGTGATCATCATGCTGCGTTTGCAGAACGAGCGGATGAGCGGCGCGCTCCTGCCGTCCGCGCAGGAATACTTCAAGAGCTGGGGCTTGACGCCCGAGCGCCTCGCGCTCGCCGCGCCCGACGCGATCGTGATGCATCCGGGGCCGATGAACCGCGGCGTCGAGATCGACTCGCAGGTGGCCGACGGCCCGCAATCGGTGATCCTGAACCAGGTGACGTTCGGCATCGCGGTGCGGATGGCCGTGATGGGGATCGTCGCCGGCACGAACGACTGA
- the pyrR gene encoding bifunctional pyr operon transcriptional regulator/uracil phosphoribosyltransferase PyrR, producing MSSIDAEALYRVLLDQIRGAYGETAFAESGGPVLAGIRSGGAWLAERLARDLNAPDFGVVNVALHRDDYAKKGLHSQASPTSLPFEVEGRHIVLVDDVLYTGRTVRAALNELYDYGRPAAVELAVLADRGGRELPIAARFVGGALDVDADATLVLERTDAGQFTLRTEARAG from the coding sequence ATGAGTTCAATTGACGCCGAGGCGCTTTACCGCGTCCTGCTCGACCAGATTCGCGGCGCCTATGGCGAAACCGCGTTCGCCGAATCCGGCGGCCCCGTGCTGGCCGGCATCCGCAGCGGCGGCGCATGGCTCGCCGAGCGCCTCGCGCGCGACCTGAACGCGCCGGACTTCGGCGTCGTCAACGTTGCGCTGCATCGCGACGATTACGCGAAGAAGGGGCTGCACAGCCAGGCGAGCCCGACGTCGCTGCCGTTCGAAGTCGAAGGGCGGCACATCGTCCTCGTCGACGACGTGCTGTACACCGGACGCACGGTGCGCGCAGCACTCAACGAGCTGTACGACTACGGGCGGCCCGCCGCCGTCGAGCTCGCGGTGCTCGCCGATCGAGGCGGGCGCGAGCTGCCAATCGCGGCGCGCTTCGTCGGCGGCGCGCTCGACGTCGACGCCGACGCGACGCTCGTGCTCGAGCGCACCGACGCGGGACAATTCACGCTTCGCACCGAGGCGCGCGCCGGCTGA
- the ruvX gene encoding Holliday junction resolvase RuvX translates to MSAALSRDATLLAFDYGEKRIGVAVGNLLTRTARALVIVPNLNREHRFKAVGELIAEWKPDALVVGLPLHPDGAPHEMTQQAKRFGNQLNGRFNLPVSWVDERYSSVEARADLRAHGSGADRVDAEAARIILQQYLDELPDHHEFN, encoded by the coding sequence ATGAGCGCAGCGCTTTCGCGCGACGCGACGCTCCTGGCGTTCGACTACGGCGAGAAGCGCATCGGCGTGGCCGTCGGCAATCTGCTGACCCGCACGGCCCGCGCGCTCGTCATCGTTCCCAATCTGAATCGCGAGCACCGCTTCAAGGCAGTCGGCGAGCTGATCGCCGAATGGAAGCCGGATGCGCTCGTCGTCGGCCTGCCGCTTCATCCGGACGGCGCGCCGCACGAAATGACGCAGCAGGCGAAGCGCTTCGGCAATCAGCTGAACGGCCGCTTCAACCTGCCGGTGAGCTGGGTCGACGAACGCTACTCGTCGGTCGAAGCACGCGCGGATCTGCGCGCGCACGGCAGCGGCGCGGATCGTGTCGATGCCGAAGCCGCCCGCATCATCCTTCAACAATACCTCGACGAACTGCCCGATCATCATGAGTTCAATTGA
- a CDS encoding YqgE/AlgH family protein — protein MPKSSDRINLTNQFLIAMPNMADPTFSGTVVYLCDHSERGALGLVINRPTDIDLESLFNRIDLKLEIEPLLHIPVYFGGPVQTERGFVLHEPVEGSSYNSSMTVEGGLEMTTSKDVLEAVATGAGPKRFLLTLGHAGWGAGQLEEEISKNGWLTVAADPRIVFDTPAEERFEAALGLLGVSSSMLSGEAGHA, from the coding sequence ATGCCAAAGAGTTCCGATCGCATCAACCTTACCAACCAGTTCCTGATCGCCATGCCGAACATGGCGGATCCGACGTTTTCAGGAACGGTGGTCTATCTTTGCGATCACAGCGAGCGCGGCGCGCTCGGCCTCGTCATCAATCGCCCGACCGACATTGATCTCGAGTCGCTGTTCAACCGCATCGATCTGAAGCTCGAGATCGAGCCGCTCCTGCACATCCCCGTTTACTTCGGCGGCCCGGTGCAGACCGAGCGCGGCTTCGTGTTGCACGAGCCCGTCGAGGGCAGTTCGTACAACTCGTCGATGACGGTCGAAGGCGGGCTCGAGATGACGACGTCGAAGGACGTGCTCGAGGCGGTCGCGACGGGCGCGGGCCCGAAGCGTTTCCTGCTGACGCTCGGCCATGCCGGCTGGGGCGCGGGGCAGCTCGAGGAAGAGATTTCGAAGAACGGCTGGCTCACGGTTGCCGCCGATCCGCGGATCGTGTTCGACACGCCCGCCGAAGAGCGCTTCGAAGCGGCGCTCGGGCTGCTCGGCGTGAGCTCGTCGATGCTATCGGGCGAGGCAGGGCACGCATGA
- a CDS encoding rubredoxin, protein MEYKSWMCLICGWIYDEEAGLPEEGIAPGTRWEDVPINWTCPECGARKEDFEMVQI, encoded by the coding sequence ATGGAATATAAAAGCTGGATGTGCCTGATCTGCGGTTGGATTTACGACGAAGAAGCTGGGTTGCCGGAGGAGGGCATCGCCCCGGGCACACGCTGGGAAGACGTTCCCATCAACTGGACATGCCCCGAGTGCGGCGCGCGCAAGGAAGATTTCGAGATGGTCCAGATCTGA
- a CDS encoding hydroxymethylpyrimidine/phosphomethylpyrimidine kinase: MSSNTPPIVLTFGLSDPTGGSGLQADLMTLASMGCHGVSVLTGYTVRDSAACDEVTGLDPDTVAAQARMLLEDMPVAAFKIGAATRAEVVSAIAEVVADYDGVPLVLAPDFTLDDEHVLAADDLRESVADLLAPQTTLLVADHATLIALAQPDGDAEAPNLDAALSHLLSQGCEYILATETGSHRLVNSLYSEEGQIRQDLWERTPHRLMGITDTLGAAIAALLANGQEPPEAVREAQEYLYQAARDAFRPGMGAYLPDRFFWARSNEDDAPPPTLPQSGSPVRR, from the coding sequence ATGTCCAGCAACACCCCTCCGATCGTCCTCACTTTCGGCCTGTCCGATCCGACAGGCGGCTCTGGCCTGCAAGCCGACCTGATGACTCTGGCGAGCATGGGCTGCCACGGCGTGTCCGTGCTGACGGGCTACACCGTGCGCGACTCCGCCGCCTGCGACGAAGTCACCGGCCTCGATCCGGATACCGTCGCCGCACAGGCGCGCATGCTGCTCGAAGACATGCCCGTCGCCGCGTTCAAGATCGGCGCCGCGACGCGGGCGGAAGTCGTGAGCGCGATCGCCGAAGTGGTCGCCGATTACGACGGCGTGCCGCTCGTCCTCGCGCCGGACTTCACGCTCGACGACGAGCATGTGCTCGCCGCCGACGACCTGCGCGAATCGGTCGCCGATCTGCTCGCGCCGCAGACGACACTCCTCGTCGCCGACCACGCGACGCTCATCGCGCTCGCGCAGCCGGACGGCGACGCCGAAGCGCCGAACCTCGACGCCGCACTGTCGCACCTGCTCAGCCAGGGCTGCGAATACATCCTGGCGACCGAGACCGGCTCGCACCGCCTCGTCAATTCGCTGTACAGCGAGGAAGGCCAGATCCGGCAAGATCTATGGGAACGCACGCCGCATCGGTTGATGGGCATCACCGACACGCTCGGCGCGGCGATCGCCGCTCTGCTCGCGAACGGCCAGGAACCGCCCGAGGCGGTGCGCGAAGCGCAGGAATATCTGTATCAGGCAGCCCGCGATGCGTTTCGGCCCGGAATGGGCGCGTATCTGCCGGATCGTTTCTTCTGGGCCCGCAGCAATGAAGACGACGCGCCTCCGCCGACGCTGCCGCAGTCGGGCTCGCCCGTCCGGCGGTAA
- the groL gene encoding chaperonin GroEL (60 kDa chaperone family; promotes refolding of misfolded polypeptides especially under stressful conditions; forms two stacked rings of heptamers to form a barrel-shaped 14mer; ends can be capped by GroES; misfolded proteins enter the barrel where they are refolded when GroES binds) has product MAAKDVVFGDSARAKMVEGVNILANAVKVTLGPKGRNVVLERSFGGPTVTKDGVSVAKEIELKDKLQNMGAQMVKEVASKTSDNAGDGTTTATVLAQSIVREGMKYVASGMNPMDLKRGIDKAVAAAVEELKKISKPCTTNKEIAQVGSISANSDSSIGDRIAEAMDKVGKEGVITVEDGKSLADELDVVEGMQFDRGYLSPYFINNPDKQVAVLDNPFVLLHDKKVSNIRDLLPVLEQVAKAGRPLLIIAEDVEGEALATLVVNNIRGILKTVAVKAPGFGDRRKAMLEDIAILTGGQVIAEETGLTLEKATLAELGQAKRIEVGKENTTIIDGAGEAVSIEARVKQVRAQIEEATSDYDREKLQERVAKLAGGVAVIKVGAATEVEMKEKKARVEDALHATRAAVEEGIVAGGGVALIRARTAIAGLTGINADQNAGIKIVLRAMEEPLRQIVTNGGEEASVVVAAVAAGSGNYGYNAATGEYGDLVEAGVVDPTKVTRTALQNAASVAGLLLTTDAAVAELPKEDAPMPGGMPGGMGGMGMDM; this is encoded by the coding sequence GAACGCAGCTTCGGCGGCCCGACGGTCACGAAGGACGGTGTGTCGGTCGCGAAGGAAATCGAGCTGAAGGACAAGCTCCAGAACATGGGCGCGCAAATGGTCAAGGAAGTGGCTTCCAAGACCAGCGACAACGCCGGCGACGGCACGACGACGGCAACCGTGCTCGCGCAATCGATCGTGCGCGAAGGCATGAAGTACGTCGCGTCGGGCATGAACCCGATGGACCTGAAGCGCGGCATCGACAAGGCCGTGGCTGCCGCAGTGGAAGAGCTGAAGAAGATCAGCAAGCCCTGCACGACGAACAAAGAAATTGCACAGGTCGGCTCGATCTCGGCGAACAGCGACTCGTCGATCGGCGATCGCATCGCCGAAGCGATGGACAAGGTCGGCAAGGAAGGCGTGATCACCGTCGAAGACGGCAAGTCGCTTGCCGACGAACTGGACGTCGTCGAAGGCATGCAATTCGACCGCGGCTACCTGTCGCCGTACTTCATCAACAACCCGGACAAGCAAGTCGCCGTCCTCGACAACCCGTTCGTGCTGCTGCACGACAAGAAGGTGTCGAACATCCGTGATCTGCTGCCGGTGCTCGAGCAAGTCGCGAAGGCTGGCCGTCCGTTGCTGATCATTGCCGAAGACGTCGAAGGCGAAGCGCTCGCCACGCTGGTCGTGAACAACATCCGCGGCATCCTGAAGACCGTTGCGGTCAAGGCGCCTGGCTTCGGCGATCGTCGCAAGGCGATGCTGGAAGACATCGCGATCCTGACGGGCGGCCAGGTGATCGCCGAAGAAACGGGCCTGACGCTCGAGAAGGCAACGCTGGCCGAGCTGGGCCAGGCGAAGCGCATCGAAGTGGGCAAGGAAAACACGACGATCATCGACGGTGCAGGCGAAGCCGTCAGCATCGAAGCGCGCGTGAAGCAGGTTCGTGCGCAGATCGAAGAAGCGACGTCGGACTACGACCGCGAGAAGCTGCAAGAGCGCGTGGCCAAGCTGGCGGGCGGTGTGGCAGTGATCAAGGTCGGTGCTGCGACCGAAGTCGAAATGAAGGAAAAGAAGGCGCGCGTCGAAGATGCGCTGCACGCTACGCGCGCTGCCGTTGAAGAAGGCATCGTGGCAGGCGGCGGCGTCGCGCTGATCCGCGCACGCACCGCGATCGCTGGCCTGACGGGCATCAACGCCGATCAGAACGCCGGTATCAAGATCGTGCTGCGCGCGATGGAAGAGCCGCTGCGTCAGATCGTCACGAACGGCGGCGAAGAAGCAAGCGTCGTGGTGGCGGCAGTTGCTGCGGGTTCGGGCAACTACGGCTACAACGCCGCAACGGGCGAGTACGGCGACCTGGTGGAAGCCGGCGTGGTCGACCCGACCAAGGTCACGCGCACCGCGCTGCAGAACGCAGCGTCGGTCGCCGGCCTGCTGCTGACGACGGACGCAGCCGTTGCCGAACTGCCGAAGGAAGACGCTCCGATGCCGGGCGGCATGCCGGGCGGCATGGGTGGCATGGGCATGGACATGTAA